The DNA segment CGACCATGTTGCACGTGCGCCTCGGCGAAACGCATCAACTTCTTCAGCGGTGAAGCCGACACGCGCGATGCAGCCGATTGCGGTGCAGAAGGTGAACGGGTAGCGCTTTGCATCCCCGTCATCGACCTGCATCACAAGCTGTGCTGTCAGCAGGGTATCAAGCGGGGTGAGAATGGTCGCACCTGCCGCAGCTTCTTGCCCCGGTGGCAGTGGAAAGACTGTGATCTCAGCCGTTGCATTCCCTTCGCCATCGCGCAGAAGCTGATACATCTGACAAGGATCTTGCTCGTCCTCGACGCGCACGCAGACCAGTTCCCAGTCGTCGTGGGTGTTGCCGACATAGCTTTCATCACCGGCGTCTTGGCCGATGACTTCGCCCGTTGACAAGCCTGCCATGGGCGAGTCTGTCGCTTCCTGTGCGTACAGGCTTCCAGCCGCGAGAGAGAAGGCCGTTGCGATCATGGTTGTTCTAAAGATCTCGACAATCCTTTGTGCCATTCTGCTTCCTTATGGTCCTGGTCAGAGTTGCGGGTTTGGTAGCATGTGTCTTGTCAAAAGTCAGGGGGAAAAACCGAGCGACAAAACATTTGAATATGCGTGAGCTTGCTGCGTTCAGATTGCCGGTACGCTGGGGCAAAGGTTCTTTTCTGTCTTGGCAGGAGTTTGCCAGACGTGCCGGTGCTCACATAAAATAAGGGCCCTAAGGCCCCTATTTTCGTAATTTTTTATAACTCCCTGTCGGACCGGCCGACGAATTGAGGGGAAGTTAGGATTAAATTGCACGCCCGTCAACAAGAATTTAATCTAGAATTTTCGACATGTCATGGCAGCGTTTACACAAGTTGACACAGACCGCGCCATATACGCTTGTGCGCAAAAAAACGCTGCGCCAGCAGGCGCAGCTAGTCTGACAGGGAGGAAACGCAGCAGGCGCAATAGCGACCCCTACGTCGATCCGACTTTAGGGGGTAATCGTTAAGATTCGCTTTCCAAGCGGGGCGACCATGTTCTAGATTTGCGCGGCACACAGGCCATGCCGCGTGTTTTGAAGTGAAAGGGTTTTTCAGTATGACGATTTCGGACGGTGCAATCTTTGTGGGTGGCGGGGGCGAGGCACAGAATACGCCACAGCTTTTGCGTTTGGGGTATGGCAACCGGCACGGGTTGATCGCGGGTGCAACAGGTACCGGCAAGACCATCACCATGCAGATTCTGGCCGAAGAGTTCTCGGCTGCCGGTGTTCCGGTGTTCTTGACAGATATCAAGGGCGATGTAGGCGGCATGGCCATGCCCGGCACCCCGCGCGGCGGCTTGGAACGGCGCGCGGAAACCATCGGGCTGGCGGGGTATGGCTATACCGAGAGTCCCGTCATCTTCTGGGATTTCTTCGGCGAACACGGCCACCCGGTGCGCGCGACGATTGCCGAAGTGGGGCCGCTGTTGCTGTCACGTATGCTGGACCTGACCGAGGCGCAGGAAGGTGTGATTAATGTGGCCTTTCGCATTTCAGATGATGAAGGATTGCCAATCCTTGATCTGAAAGACCTGCGCGCGATCCTGAATTTCCTGGGCGAGAACCAGCGCGAGATTTCGGTTCAATACGGCAATGTCACAACGCAAAGCATCGGCGCTATCCAGCGCAAGCTGTTGGTGCTGGAAAATCAGGGTGCTGCGCATTTCTTCTCGGAACCGGCATTGCAACTGGCTGATTTCATGCGCATTGCCCCCGATGGGCGCGGCTATGTCAGCATATTGCATGCCGAGCGGTTGATGCGCACACCGCAGCTATACGCAACATTCCTGCTTTGGCTGTTGTCGCAACTGTTCGAAGAATTGCCAGAGGTTGGCAACCCCGACAAGCCTGTGCTGGTGTTCTTTTTCGACGAGGCGCATCTGTTGTTCAACAACGCCCCGCGTGCGCTGGTTGAGAAAGTCGAGCGCGTCGCACGGCTGATCCGGTCCAAGGGGGTTGGGGTCTATTTCGTGACGCAAAACCCCGACGATGTGCCTGATACAGTGCTGGGCCAGTTGGGCAATCGCGTGCAGCACGCGTTGCGCGCCTTCACTGCGCGCGATCAACAGGCGT comes from the Roseinatronobacter monicus genome and includes:
- a CDS encoding invasion associated locus B family protein, with amino-acid sequence MAQRIVEIFRTTMIATAFSLAAGSLYAQEATDSPMAGLSTGEVIGQDAGDESYVGNTHDDWELVCVRVEDEQDPCQMYQLLRDGEGNATAEITVFPLPPGQEAAAGATILTPLDTLLTAQLVMQVDDGDAKRYPFTFCTAIGCIARVGFTAEEVDAFRRGARATWSLVPVAAPDQVVDLNMSLIGFTAAFAELNEQLGE
- a CDS encoding helicase HerA-like domain-containing protein: MTISDGAIFVGGGGEAQNTPQLLRLGYGNRHGLIAGATGTGKTITMQILAEEFSAAGVPVFLTDIKGDVGGMAMPGTPRGGLERRAETIGLAGYGYTESPVIFWDFFGEHGHPVRATIAEVGPLLLSRMLDLTEAQEGVINVAFRISDDEGLPILDLKDLRAILNFLGENQREISVQYGNVTTQSIGAIQRKLLVLENQGAAHFFSEPALQLADFMRIAPDGRGYVSILHAERLMRTPQLYATFLLWLLSQLFEELPEVGNPDKPVLVFFFDEAHLLFNNAPRALVEKVERVARLIRSKGVGVYFVTQNPDDVPDTVLGQLGNRVQHALRAFTARDQQALRRAAQTYRPNPRFDIGEAIRDVGVGEAVTSFLEDKGNPGIAERTLIRPPASLMGPIEDGARQMLMLRSPVAGKYEKIIDSDSAHEMLARRAEAAAKEAEAALQQVAAEKEREFTAARRYEPPARKGSRAASTRSSARRGDTPVDAFAKSMARQLGSRTGQALVRGVLGGLLKGR